CTCGCGGTGCGGGCAAGACCACCTTGCTGGGCGCGCTCTGCTGGGAACTCCCCGCGGCGACCAGAACCGTCGTCATCGAGGACACGCCGGAACTCCCGGTCGCACCGCTCCAGCGCCGTGGCCGCGATGTCCAACCGCTTCGGACTGAGACCGGTGACGGGCCGGGTCTCGCGCCTGCGGAGGCGCTCCGGACCGCGCTCCGACTCGGAGAGGGTGCGCTCGTCGTCGGCGAAGTCCGCGGCGAGGAGGCCGCGGTCCTCTACGAGGCGATGCGCGTCGGCGCGAACGGCGACGCCGTCCTCGGAACCATCCACGGCGACGGCGGCGCGGGCGTCCGCGAGCGCGTCGTCTCTGACCTCGGCGTCTCGGCTTCATCGTTCGCCGCGACCGACCTCGTGGTGACGCTCGAAGCCGTCTCGACGCCAGCGGGCAAGCGCCGCCGCGTGAAAGCTGTCGAGGAACTCGTGGACGGCGACCGGTTCGAATCGCTCTACCGAGTCCGGGACGACGAACTCGCGCCCACCGGACGCATCGACCGCGGAAACAGCGCGTTGGTCGCCGCGCTCGCCGATGCCGGGGAGTCCTACGCCGACGTGCGCGAGGCGTTGAGCGAGCGCGAGACCCTGCTCGCCGACCTCGCTCGGAAGAACCGAACGGACCCGAAAGCGGTCGTCTCGGCCTACGCCGACCGGAGGGTGTCGTGAGCGAACCGGACTGGTGGGCGCGCCTCGTCCGACGGCTCGCAACCTGCTGGCCGTGGTCGGTCGGGTGCGGCGACGACGAGAATCGCGCCGACCTCCGGCGGGCGCTGGCGTACCTCGATGCCGGGGTGGACGCCGAGACGACGGTCCGGGCGGGCAACGGGACCGCCGCGCTCGTCGCGCTGGTCGGAGTTCCCCTCGCGGTAGTCGCGCCAGCACCGCTCCGGATTCCGGCCGCGGTGGCCGTCCTCGCCGTCGCGTTCGGCGTCGCGCACGCCGCGCGGCGAGGCCCGATTGCGCTCGCCACCGCCCGGCGGACCGCCGCGCTCGGGACCGCGCCAGCGCTCATCGCACGGGCAGTGTTGCGGATGCGCGTCGAACCTGCCAGCGAGCGCGCGGCGGCGTTCGCCGCGCGAGGCGAGGGGCGATTGGCCGCCGACCTCCGCGAACACGTCCGACGGGCGGAGGGCACGCCGCGGTCGGGTCTCGCGTCGTTCGGCGCGGCGTGGGCCGACTGGAACCCGCCGCTCCGGCGCGCGGCCCTGCTGGTGGAGTCGGCGGCCGACGCGCCCGCTGGCGAGCGCGAGACCACGCTGGACCGCGCGATGGCCGCGATTCTCGACGGCACCCGCGACCGGATGGCCGAGTTCGCCGAATCCGTCCGCGGGCCGACCACGGCGCTGTACGCCTTCGGCGTCCTGCTCCCCCTCGCGCTGGTCGCGGTCCTCCCCGCGGCGCGCGTGGCCGGTCTTCCCCTCTCGATTCCGGTTCTCGTGGTCGTCTACGACCTACTCCTGCCCGCGGCGCTGGTCGGCGCTAGCGCGTGGCTCTCGGTCCGGCGGCCCGCCGCGTTCCCGCCGCCGGAGGTGTCGCCCGACCACCCCGCGATTCCCGACCGACGTTGGCCGACGCTCGCGGTCGGGGTCGGCGCGGGTCTCCTCGCGCTGCTCGCCACCGCGCCGCTTCCGGGGTGGACGTGCTGGCCCGTGCTCGCTGGCGGCGGACTCGGCGCGGCGCTGGTCTGGTGGTTCCGGCCGGTGAAAGCAGTGCGCGACGACGCCCGCGCCGTCGAAGCGAACCTGACCGACGCGCTCTATCTGGTCGGTCGGCGCGTGAGCGACAGTGCGGCGGTCGAGTCAGCGATTGCGGACGCCGCGCCGGAAGTCGCCGGGCGCACGGGCGAGACGCTGGCCGAGACCGCGGAGATTCAGCGACGACTCCGGGTCGGCGTCCGCGAGGCGTTTCTTGGCGAGTACGGCGCGCTCGCCGACGTACCGAGTCCGCAGGCCCGGAGCGTTGCCGCCCTGCTTGCGCTCGCGGCGCGGGAGGGCCGCCCCGCCGGACGCGCAATTGTCGCCATGGCCGACCACGTTGACGATCTTCAGCGCGTCGAGCGCGAGGCCCGGCGCGAACTCGCCAGCGTGACCGGGACGCTCCGGAACACCGCGGCGGTGTTCGGCCCGCTAGTCGGCGGGGCCACGGTCGCGCTCGCGGACGGGATGGCCGCCGGAACGCTCGGCGACCCGCTCCCGACCGCGGCGCTCGGTCTCGCCGTCTCGGCCTACGTCCTGCTGATGGCCGCCGTGCTGACCGCGCTGGCGACCGGACTGGAGCGGGGGTTCGACCGCGCGCTCGTGGGTTATCGGGTCGGTCTGGCGCTCCTCGGCGCGGTCGGGTCGTTTCTCGCTGGCTTCGTCGGCGCGGGGTTCGCGGCGTGACGGTGACGTTTTGGGCACCGCCCCGCCGGTGGCCTGCGTCACCGAGCGCACCCCGACGTTTAAACCCGAGGACGGGACGAACCCGGTCCATGTTCGACGCACCAGTCGAGACGTGGTATCTCTGGGTCGGCCTCGCGTTGGCGAGCGCCACCGCAGTCGGTGTCGCGGCGACGCTCCCCCGCGCCCCGCCGCCGGACGCCGCGGGCGCGGCCGCAACCGTCGATTCCGTCGCGGCGAGCGCTCACCAGACAACCGGTCTTCATCCGCTTTCTGCCGAGCGCGCCCGCATCGGCCCGTACCGACTCTGGCTCAGCGAGGACGGCGAGACCGGCCATGCGACGTTCGCCTACGGGCCGGTGACGCCGGTTCGGCGCGACACCGCGCTCTGGGACGTGCTTCACGGAACGCCACCGGAACGGGCCTTCGGCACCCCCGCCGACTTCCAGCGGGCCGCGGCCGACGCCCGCGACCGGACGCCGGAGTGGCGCTCGCGCGAGCGACTGACCATCCGCCGAGTCTCGTGGGAGGGCGTCGATGTCACGCTCGTCGGGTAGCGACGCCGCGAACCGCGCGCAGGTCGAACCCCTCGCGGCGCTCGTTGCCGTCTTCGTCGTCGGCGTCGCGCTGACTGCCTACACTGGCGTCCTCGACGCGACTATCCCGACGCCCGACCGGAACGTCGCCGACCCGACCGTCGAGCGAGCGAACCGCGCACTCACGGAGACCGGCATCGCGGACCCCGAGGCGCTCGCCGCGGGCCTGCGCGCCGGGCCGGATGGCTACCGCCTGAACCTCACGCTCCAAGCCGCGGGACAGTCGTGGCACGCCGGACCAACCCCACCGCCGAGCGCCGACGACGCCGCGCTCGCGGTGAGCGTCCGCATCGCGCCGGGGAGCGTCCGCCCAGGCCGCCTCCGCGCGGAGGTGTGGTCGTGAGGGCAATTAGTACGGTCCTCGACGTGTCGCTCTGCCTCCTGCTGGTCTCGGCGAGCGCGCTGACCCTCGCCGGGACGCCCGCGCAGGACCGCCGGTCCGGACCTCCGACGGCACCGGACTCTGCGGACGAAGCCGCGACCCTGGTGGCGACGAGTACCGCGAGCGTGACCTACCGACCGGCGGACTCGGCCAACGAGAACACCCGGAATCGGACGGTCCACGACACGCTGGCCGGACTGCTCGCCAGCGCGTCCGCGGCGAACGCAGAGCCGGAATCGGCGACCGACTTCGTGCGCGCCGCCACGGCAACGGTCGGGCGGGCGCTCCGACGCGCCGGAATCAGCGCGCAGGTGGTCGCGCGACCGTCAGAGACTTTGCCCACCTCGTACTCGCCCACTTCGCAATCGACTCCCGAGCGCTCCGGCCGAGTCGTCGCTGGCCCCGCGCCGCCGCCCGACGCCGACGTGTACGCGGCCGCGGTAGCGGTCCGGGAGGTCCGCCTGACCGTCAGGACGTGGTCGAGATGAGACTGGCCGAGGACCGCAGGGGCCGGGTCCCCTTCGCGCTCGTCGGCGTCCTCCTGCTGGTCGGGAGCGCGGGCATCAGCGCCTCGTTGGCGGGCGGGCCGACCCCCCGAACGGACGACTCGGTGGGGGTCGCCGTCGAGCGCACCACTGCCGCGACGAACACCGCGCTCCGCGGCGCGGTCGCGCGCGCCGGGCGAGCGGCCGCCAGCGCGCCGGTCACCGCGCCCGGAAACTCCACCGCGGGACGCGCGCTCAACGACTCGACGCCGTTCCGCGACGCGCTCCGACTCCGCATCTATCTGGCGGCCCGCGAGGACCTCTCGGCGGTCGGCGTCGGGCGGTCCGACATCGGCCAGTCCGAGGGCGTTCGCACCTCGGTCTCGCTTCCGGCGATTCGGAACGCCTCGGACCTCCGGGCGGCCAAGCGCCGAGTCGAAATCGAACCCGCGGGCGGCGCGGACCGCGCGGAGAACGCCGGACTGCGGGTCCGCATCCGGAACGTTACCGTCACGGCGACCCGCGGCGGCCGGGTAGTCGAGCGCGAGCGAATCGCGCCGGAGTTGGTCGTGGCGACGCCCGCGCTGGCGCTCCACGAGCGCACGGTGCGCTTCGAGTCCCGGCTGAATCGCGGCCCGCTCGCGCCCGGTCTCGGCCGCCGACTCACCGCGCGACTCTACGTCGCGGCGTGGGCGCGAGGGTACGCCCAGTACGGCGGCGCGCCGGTCCAGAACGTCGTGGCGAACCGCCACATCGAACTCGCCGCGAACGGCGCGCTCCTGCGCGAACAGCGAGACGCCTTCGGGAAGAGCGACCCGCGAGCGCGGCGCGCGCTCGGGTGGGCGACCGCCAGAATCGGCGCGACAGACCTGTTGACGGCCGCTGACAACCAACGCGGGTCGGCGTGGACCGGGCGACTGCTGGCGACGGCAGAGCGGTACCAGCAGGACAATCCGATGCCCGGCGGGGTGACGAGCAAAAATCTGACCGAGAATCCGCGCGAGACCCGGCGGTCCCTCCGCGTCGGCGTGAATCGGACGGCCGACCGCGCGTTCACAGACCTCGTGTCGGGTGCGGACGGTCCCGGCCTCTCGGAGGTCCTACGTTCGGCCTACACCGCCGACGCGCGCGTCGTGGCCGCGGTTCGGGAGAACCCCGCAGAGAGCGAGGCACGACCTGCGCTCGAATCGCCGGGCGCGAACTGGACGCTCCGGTCGAGCGAGGTCCGGACGCGGACGGCGGTCGAGCGGTCGGCAGATGGTCCCGCAAGCGCGCCGACGCTTGGCGCTCCGGAGGAGTGGCACCTGCTGGACACCGAATCGCACCGAGTCGTACGGAGGCACGCGCTGGTCGCCGAGTGGGAGCGAGAGGGCGGCATCGAGGGCAACGACGGCAACGATGGCGGGGAACGCGGCAACGAGACGAACACTCCCGAAACGCGCCAAACGGTCCAGCGGTGGACCGAGACGTTCGCGGTGCGCGTCGGCGTCGCGGGCGACCACAGCATCGAATCCGACCTCGCGCCCTCGCGGCCGGTCTCGGGAATCCACGAGCACGGCGGCGCGCTCGACGGACCGAACTTCCGGGAGTTTGGCGAGCGAGCGACCGAGCAGGTGGTCGGTTCTCGCGGTGGGTTCGACGCACTCGCCGAGCGAGCGGTCGCTGGAACGCTCGATACTCGCTCCGAGGAAGTCGCAAGTCGCCGACCCGCCGACCTCCGGGAGTGGGTCTATCGAGACCTCGTGGCACTGCGCGAGCGCGTCCGGAACCTCTCGGTGACCGTCTCCCGGAATCGGGCGGTCGGCGGCGAACCGCCGACCGCCGAACTCGCTCGGACGGTCCGGAGTCGGCGCGCGGCGCTCCTCGACGCGCCCGCCCGCTACGACGGCGTGGCCGACCGGGCGCGAGTCGCGGCGCGGGCCGCGTACCTCGACCGAGTGGTTTCTCGATTGGAGACGCGTGCCGACCGCGAGGAGCGGACTCGGACGGGCGTCGAGGGTGCGCTCGCCGACGCGGGGGTGTCGCTAGACCGCGCTCGGAAGATTCTCCGCGAGCGGACGACGCCGGAGACGCCGCCGCCGCGGCCCCTGCCCGCCGACGGGCCGGGGCGCTCGCTCAACCTGAGCGTGTCAGGCGCGCCGCCGTACCTCACGCTGTCCTCGCTCGACCACGAGCAGGTCGCCGCGATTCCGGACGGCGAGACGGCCCATCCGCTCGCCGCTCGGAATCGGAACGTCTTCACGGTCCCCTACGGCGATGCCGCGAAGTCGGTCGCCTCGGCGGTGGTCGGCGACGGCGAGTCGGGCCGGACCGACCTCCGAACCGCCGCGCTGGCGCTCCGGGCCGCGAACCGGACGCTCGCGGAGGAGGACAACCGGAGTCTGGCGCGGCGGCGCGACTCGCTTCAGCAGTCGCTCGCCTCGTCGATGGCGGACGTTCGCCGGGAGTTGGTCGCCGGGATGGCGCTGTCGCGCTTCGACCTGACCGAGACCGAGCGCCGGGCCGCCGTCGCGTCGGGACTGGCGCAGTGGGACACGACCGCTGGGCGGGCGCTCGCGGTGGCGAACGGGTCGGCCGCGGAGGCCATCGCCGAGGCTGTGGTCCGGAACCGGCCCGCCCTCCGGCGCTCCGACCGACGCGACTGGGT
This genomic stretch from Halorussus pelagicus harbors:
- a CDS encoding type II secretion system protein, whose product is MSEPDWWARLVRRLATCWPWSVGCGDDENRADLRRALAYLDAGVDAETTVRAGNGTAALVALVGVPLAVVAPAPLRIPAAVAVLAVAFGVAHAARRGPIALATARRTAALGTAPALIARAVLRMRVEPASERAAAFAARGEGRLAADLREHVRRAEGTPRSGLASFGAAWADWNPPLRRAALLVESAADAPAGERETTLDRAMAAILDGTRDRMAEFAESVRGPTTALYAFGVLLPLALVAVLPAARVAGLPLSIPVLVVVYDLLLPAALVGASAWLSVRRPAAFPPPEVSPDHPAIPDRRWPTLAVGVGAGLLALLATAPLPGWTCWPVLAGGGLGAALVWWFRPVKAVRDDARAVEANLTDALYLVGRRVSDSAAVESAIADAAPEVAGRTGETLAETAEIQRRLRVGVREAFLGEYGALADVPSPQARSVAALLALAAREGRPAGRAIVAMADHVDDLQRVEREARRELASVTGTLRNTAAVFGPLVGGATVALADGMAAGTLGDPLPTAALGLAVSAYVLLMAAVLTALATGLERGFDRALVGYRVGLALLGAVGSFLAGFVGAGFAA
- a CDS encoding DUF7283 family protein; this translates as MFDAPVETWYLWVGLALASATAVGVAATLPRAPPPDAAGAAATVDSVAASAHQTTGLHPLSAERARIGPYRLWLSEDGETGHATFAYGPVTPVRRDTALWDVLHGTPPERAFGTPADFQRAAADARDRTPEWRSRERLTIRRVSWEGVDVTLVG
- a CDS encoding DUF7285 family protein; this encodes MSRSSGSDAANRAQVEPLAALVAVFVVGVALTAYTGVLDATIPTPDRNVADPTVERANRALTETGIADPEALAAGLRAGPDGYRLNLTLQAAGQSWHAGPTPPPSADDAALAVSVRIAPGSVRPGRLRAEVWS
- a CDS encoding DUF7284 family protein, producing MRAISTVLDVSLCLLLVSASALTLAGTPAQDRRSGPPTAPDSADEAATLVATSTASVTYRPADSANENTRNRTVHDTLAGLLASASAANAEPESATDFVRAATATVGRALRRAGISAQVVARPSETLPTSYSPTSQSTPERSGRVVAGPAPPPDADVYAAAVAVREVRLTVRTWSR
- a CDS encoding DUF7286 family protein, coding for MRLAEDRRGRVPFALVGVLLLVGSAGISASLAGGPTPRTDDSVGVAVERTTAATNTALRGAVARAGRAAASAPVTAPGNSTAGRALNDSTPFRDALRLRIYLAAREDLSAVGVGRSDIGQSEGVRTSVSLPAIRNASDLRAAKRRVEIEPAGGADRAENAGLRVRIRNVTVTATRGGRVVERERIAPELVVATPALALHERTVRFESRLNRGPLAPGLGRRLTARLYVAAWARGYAQYGGAPVQNVVANRHIELAANGALLREQRDAFGKSDPRARRALGWATARIGATDLLTAADNQRGSAWTGRLLATAERYQQDNPMPGGVTSKNLTENPRETRRSLRVGVNRTADRAFTDLVSGADGPGLSEVLRSAYTADARVVAAVRENPAESEARPALESPGANWTLRSSEVRTRTAVERSADGPASAPTLGAPEEWHLLDTESHRVVRRHALVAEWEREGGIEGNDGNDGGERGNETNTPETRQTVQRWTETFAVRVGVAGDHSIESDLAPSRPVSGIHEHGGALDGPNFREFGERATEQVVGSRGGFDALAERAVAGTLDTRSEEVASRRPADLREWVYRDLVALRERVRNLSVTVSRNRAVGGEPPTAELARTVRSRRAALLDAPARYDGVADRARVAARAAYLDRVVSRLETRADREERTRTGVEGALADAGVSLDRARKILRERTTPETPPPRPLPADGPGRSLNLSVSGAPPYLTLSSLDHEQVAAIPDGETAHPLAARNRNVFTVPYGDAAKSVASAVVGDGESGRTDLRTAALALRAANRTLAEEDNRSLARRRDSLQQSLASSMADVRRELVAGMALSRFDLTETERRAAVASGLAQWDTTAGRALAVANGSAAEAIAEAVVRNRPALRRSDRRDWVDLRTELAVESVREEVEGPPRSTVNGTASETRNVAKTALKRAVKAGLGNATEVASKRWFGEVLGAVPSGLPVAPVPGYWYATLNVWSVGVEGEYARFAVSAPQGPPGESVAYVRENGTVSLDWDEDGESEVLGRTTPVSFETETTVVVVVPPGPPGVGDRDGTRDETSPGWSS